The segment GTAATTGTGACAGTGTCTCTACAGAATAAAAAAGTTGTAAAAAGAAGTAGTATTAAGAATATTTTTTTCATACTACCTCTTTTTCTAATTAGATTTCTGTTTTTCTAACTCTTAGTGCAAGTTCTTTTAATTGATCATTATCAACTTCACTTGGTGCTTGAGTTAATAAACATTGTGCTCTTTGAGTTTTAGGGAACGCAATTACATCTCTAATTGAATCAGTTCCAGCTAGTAACATAATCATTCTATCAAAACCTAGAGCAAAACCTCCATGACTTGGAGCACCATATCTTAATGCTTCAAGTAAGAATCCAAATTTTTCATTAGCTTCTTCTTGAGAGATTCCCATAAGTTCAAATACTTTTTCTTGAATCTCTTCTTTATGAATTCTGATTGAACCACCACCTAATTCTGTACCATTTAATACTATATCATAAGCAATTGATTCAATATCCTCTAAATCTTCAACATTATTTAAATCACATTTTTCTAAATTTGGCATTGTAAATGGGTGGTGAAGTGCTTTTGTTTTTCCATCTTCAGTTTCAAACATTGGGAAATCAACAACCCAGATAAATTCATAAGTATCTGCAGGGATAATATCCATTTGCTCTGCAAGGTAAAGTCTAAATCTTCCCATATAATCACAAACAGTTTTTTTATCTCCAGCTCCAAAGAATACAACATCTCCAACTTCTAACTCTGTTGTTTTTACGATTGCTTCTAAATCCTCTTCTGAAAAGAATTTAGTTAAAGGACCTTTTAAACCATCCTCTTTCATTTGGAAGTAACCTAAACCTTTAGCTCCAAATTTTCTAACATAATCTTCAAAACCTTTCATCTGTCTTTTTGAGAATAGATTATCTCCATTTGGACATCTTAGTGCTTTGATTCTATTGTTTTTCTTATCTTGTGCAATTGAAGCAAAAATTTCATTTGTAGAATTTGCAAAAATATCGATAACATCAACCATTGCCATATCGAATCTCATATCAGGTTTATCTGAACCATATTTTTCCATTGCATCTTTATATGTAATTCTTGGGAAAGTTGTTGGAACATTTTTACCACAAGCTGTGAAAGTATCATGGATTAATTTTTCAGCTACTTTAATCACATCCTCTTGGTTACAAAAACTCATCTCAACATCTATTTGAGTAAATTCAGGTTGTCTATCTGCTCTTAAGTCTTCATCTCTAAAACATTTAGCAATTTGGAAATATTTATCAAACCCAGATACCATCAATAATTGTTTAAATAATTGTGGAGATTGTGGTAATGCATAAAATTCACCTGGATGAACTCTACTTGGAACAAGATAATCTCTAGCTCCTTCTGGAGTTGATTTTGTTAAAATTGGAGTCTCAACATCTAAAAATCCTAAATCATTTAGGCAATTTCTAACTGCAATATTTGCTGTACTTCTTAATTTAAAAATATCAAGAGATCTTTTTGTTCTTAATTCTAAAAATCTATTTCTTAATCTAATCTCTTCATTAACTTTTTCATCACCTAATTCAAAAGGCATAGGTTTTGATTTGTTTTCAATAACTAACTTTTCAACTACAATTTCGATTTTTCCAGTGATAAGATTTGGATTTTCTAAACCTTCACCTCTAGCTCTTACTTTACCTGTTGCAATTAAAACAAACTCATCTCTTACACTGTCAGCTACTTCCCATGCATCTTTATTATCTGCTGGGTCACAAACTAGTTGAACTAAACCACCTCTATCTCTTAAATCAATAAAAATAATTCCACCGTGGTCTCTTCTACTATTTACCCATCCAGCTACTGTTACAATTTCGTCAATGTTTTTTTCTGTTACTTCTGTACAATAATGCGTTCTCAAATCTGACTCCGTCTATATATCTTTTTTTAATAATTCGCGATTATATCTAAATCTTACTTAATTAAGTTCCATTTTAGAAAAGCCATATGGCGTTGTTCCATATA is part of the Arcobacter arenosus genome and harbors:
- the aspS gene encoding aspartate--tRNA ligase, whose amino-acid sequence is MRTHYCTEVTEKNIDEIVTVAGWVNSRRDHGGIIFIDLRDRGGLVQLVCDPADNKDAWEVADSVRDEFVLIATGKVRARGEGLENPNLITGKIEIVVEKLVIENKSKPMPFELGDEKVNEEIRLRNRFLELRTKRSLDIFKLRSTANIAVRNCLNDLGFLDVETPILTKSTPEGARDYLVPSRVHPGEFYALPQSPQLFKQLLMVSGFDKYFQIAKCFRDEDLRADRQPEFTQIDVEMSFCNQEDVIKVAEKLIHDTFTACGKNVPTTFPRITYKDAMEKYGSDKPDMRFDMAMVDVIDIFANSTNEIFASIAQDKKNNRIKALRCPNGDNLFSKRQMKGFEDYVRKFGAKGLGYFQMKEDGLKGPLTKFFSEEDLEAIVKTTELEVGDVVFFGAGDKKTVCDYMGRFRLYLAEQMDIIPADTYEFIWVVDFPMFETEDGKTKALHHPFTMPNLEKCDLNNVEDLEDIESIAYDIVLNGTELGGGSIRIHKEEIQEKVFELMGISQEEANEKFGFLLEALRYGAPSHGGFALGFDRMIMLLAGTDSIRDVIAFPKTQRAQCLLTQAPSEVDNDQLKELALRVRKTEI